A section of the Chitinispirillales bacterium genome encodes:
- a CDS encoding leucine-rich repeat protein yields MLNKNRFLKVMAAIAIAAGMAFGQSGTTGPLNWSISDGTLTISGSGTMPDYSYATPWYSYRSSITKAIIGGSVTSIGNSAFSGYYDLTEVTIPSSVTSIGSYAFHNCYGLTGALTIPSSVTSIGERAFYGCSGLTEVNFNATNCTTMGSYYNSVFSGCNNLTTVNIGNNVTRIPDYAFDGCSGLTSVTIPSSVTSIGERAFSGCYDLTEVNFNATCTTMGSSLYPVFSNCIITTVNIGNNVTRIPDYAFSGCRGLTEVTIGSSVTSIGDYAFDGCSGLTEVMIPSSVTSIGNYAFSGCRGLTGALTIPSSVTSIGSYAFYYCSGLTEVTILSSVTSISSYAFYGCSGLTEVTIPSSVTSIGYAAFYDCSGLTEVTIPSSVTSISSYAFSGCRGLTEVTIPSSVTSIGYAAFSGCRGLTEVNFNATNCTTMGNSLYPVFYNCNSLTTLNIGNNVTRIPDCAFYGCSGLTGALTIPSSVTSIGNSAFFDCRRLTAINVEESNNNYTSIDGVLFNKAKTTLIQYPAGKTGTTYTIPSSVTSIGEHAFYYCNGLTSVTIPSSVTSIGERAFYYCNGLTKIINQAETPQKINFNVFYNFTPIKLFVSFQAFDKYKTDVIWGKFSVVLFMLDKTNINLAKDETQTLEAMFVEGYPDDKTVIWTSDNTDVVTVNTDGTITAKKVGTATVTATAQDTAFDICIVTVVKGTPQYSTPTNLTATYGQSLADVKLPTGFSWEKAGTVGNVGIQTHKAKFTPTDIANYNVVENIEVSVNVAKAKITKPAVTNTNLVYIGSEQTAGIATNTTYTVTGDKGTTANNYNATIVLTDKANCEWADGTTDDIVLTWTITKAMPSEIVFPTTSDIIYTPNKLLSQIAFVGGSGDGIFAWENASIVPTANNDGYNVVFTPRDADNYDYTGINLTKTVDLSVAKATGTFVTPAAVNVTYSSNLKLEDLTLPEGFAFVTSTTLLNAGNNQPFAASFTDPSGNYTTVSGSITVNVAKAMPSVPNAVSVTYSPTLKLSDLDLPEGYAWDTPNTALSAGNNQRFVATFFDWSGNYTTASGYVTVNVAKAEGTFTTPAAVNTTYSPTLKLSDVSLPNGYAFVLPTTALSAGNSQSFAAIYTDPSGNYESATGNITVNVAKAMLSPTAPNGLTATVGQTLKDVSLEDGWSWMNETLSVGALGEQVHLAKFTPEDTENYNIVENIDVKVVVSASTPIEIKPNDTRSGGGIRLSSNIVSDKAVITIDLPNNERASQIKVVVYDNTGNSVFETTERNAKVEWHLTNAAGRNVANGT; encoded by the coding sequence TTCCTATCGAAGCAGTATTACCAAAGCAATTATTGGAGGTTCTGTCACTTCCATCGGCAATTCCGCTTTTTCCGGTTACTACGACTTGACTGAGGTAACGATTCCCTCTTCGGTAACTTCTATCGGCAGTTACGCTTTTCACAATTGCTACGGCTTGACCGGAGCATTAACGATTCCCTCTTCTGTCACTTCCATCGGTGAACGCGCTTTTTACGGTTGCAGCGGATTGACTGAGGTAAATTTTAATGCTACTAACTGCACTACTATGGGAAGTTATTATAATTCTGTGTTTTCCGGTTGCAATAATTTAACCACAGTAAACATCGGAAATAATGTAACGAGGATTCCTGATTACGCTTTTGACGGTTGTAGCGGCTTGACATCGGTAACGATTCCCTCTTCTGTCACTTCCATCGGTGAACGCGCTTTTTCCGGTTGCTACGACTTGACTGAGGTAAATTTTAATGCTACTTGCACTACTATGGGAAGTTCATTATATCCAGTATTTTCCAATTGCATTATAACCACAGTAAACATCGGAAATAATGTAACGAGGATTCCTGATTACGCTTTTTCCGGTTGTCGCGGCTTGACTGAGGTAACTATTGGCAGTTCGGTTACTTCTATCGGCGATTACGCTTTTGACGGTTGTAGCGGCTTGACTGAGGTAATGATTCCCTCTTCTGTCACTTCCATCGGCAATTACGCTTTTTCCGGTTGTCGCGGCTTGACCGGAGCATTAACGATTCCCTCTTCTGTCACTTCCATCGGCAGTTACGCTTTTTACTATTGCAGCGGATTGACTGAGGTAACGATTCTCTCCTCTGTAACTTCTATCAGCAGTTACGCTTTTTACGGTTGCAGCGGATTGACTGAGGTAACTATTCCCTCTTCGGTTACTTCTATCGGCTATGCCGCTTTTTACGATTGCAGCGGCTTGACTGAGGTAACCATTCCATCCTCTGTAACTTCTATCAGCAGTTACGCTTTTTCCGGTTGTCGCGGCTTGACTGAGGTAACTATTCCCTCTTCGGTTACTTCTATCGGCTATGCCGCTTTTTCCGGTTGTCGCGGCTTGACTGAGGTAAATTTTAATGCCACTAACTGCACTACTATGGGAAATTCATTATATCCAGTATTTTACAATTGCAATAGTTTAACCACACTAAACATCGGAAATAATGTAACGAGGATTCCTGATTGCGCTTTTTACGGTTGCAGCGGCTTGACCGGAGCATTAACGATTCCCTCTTCTGTCACTTCTATCGGCAATTCCGCTTTTTTCGATTGCAGAAGATTAACGGCGATAAATGTTGAAGAAAGCAATAACAATTATACCTCTATTGACGGAGTGTTGTTTAATAAAGCAAAAACAACGCTAATTCAATATCCTGCCGGTAAAACTGGCACGACATATACCATTCCCTCTTCTGTCACTTCCATCGGTGAACACGCTTTTTACTATTGCAACGGATTGACATCCGTAACGATTCCCTCTTCTGTCACTTCCATCGGTGAACGCGCTTTTTACTATTGCAACGGATTGACTAAAATTATCAATCAGGCTGAAACACCGCAAAAGATAAATTTTAATGTATTTTATAATTTCACGCCAATTAAATTGTTTGTTTCATTTCAGGCTTTTGACAAATACAAAACCGACGTTATTTGGGGAAAGTTTTCTGTAGTACTTTTTATGTTGGACAAAACAAACATCAATCTTGCCAAAGACGAAACACAAACGCTTGAAGCAATGTTTGTCGAAGGGTATCCAGACGACAAAACCGTAATTTGGACAAGTGACAACACAGACGTCGTTACAGTAAATACTGATGGCACAATAACGGCAAAAAAAGTCGGCACGGCGACAGTTACAGCAACAGCGCAAGATACTGCTTTTGATATATGTATCGTAACTGTTGTAAAGGGCACACCACAGTATTCAACACCGACAAATTTAACTGCAACTTACGGGCAATCTTTGGCGGATGTAAAATTACCGACAGGTTTTTCTTGGGAAAAAGCGGGAACAGTAGGTAATGTGGGAATACAGACTCACAAAGCAAAGTTTACGCCTACCGACATTGCCAATTACAATGTTGTAGAAAATATTGAGGTAAGCGTAAACGTAGCAAAGGCGAAAATAACTAAACCTGCGGTAACAAATACCAATCTTGTTTATATCGGAAGCGAACAGACAGCAGGAATTGCTACAAATACGACATATACCGTTACGGGCGACAAAGGTACAACTGCAAACAATTACAATGCGACAATTGTCTTGACCGATAAAGCAAATTGCGAGTGGGCAGACGGTACAACGGATGATATTGTTTTAACTTGGACGATAACGAAGGCAATGCCAAGCGAAATAGTTTTCCCGACAACAAGCGATATTATCTACACTCCAAACAAACTCCTTTCACAAATCGCTTTTGTTGGCGGCTCAGGCGACGGAATATTTGCTTGGGAAAACGCAAGTATCGTTCCGACAGCAAATAACGACGGCTACAACGTAGTATTTACTCCGAGAGACGCGGATAACTACGATTATACAGGAATAAATTTAACAAAAACCGTAGATTTGTCGGTAGCGAAAGCGACAGGGACATTCGTTACTCCTGCGGCGGTAAACGTAACATATTCGTCCAACCTTAAACTTGAAGATTTAACTTTACCGGAAGGTTTCGCCTTTGTCACTTCGACAACTTTATTAAACGCGGGTAATAACCAACCGTTCGCGGCAAGCTTTACCGACCCAAGCGGCAACTACACAACGGTAAGCGGCAGTATTACGGTAAACGTCGCAAAAGCGATGCCAAGTGTCCCGAACGCGGTAAGCGTAACATACTCGCCTACGCTTAAACTTTCGGATTTGGATTTACCTGAAGGTTATGCGTGGGATACTCCGAATACTGCTTTGAGCGCAGGGAATAATCAACGCTTTGTCGCGACATTCTTTGACTGGAGTGGTAATTACACGACGGCAAGCGGTTATGTAACGGTGAATGTGGCAAAGGCTGAGGGAACATTTACAACTCCTGCGGCAGTAAACACGACATATTCACCGACGCTTAAACTTAGCGATGTATCTTTGCCCAACGGCTATGCTTTTGTGTTACCTACAACCGCTTTGAGTGCAGGGAACAGTCAGAGTTTTGCGGCAATTTATACAGACCCCAGCGGTAATTATGAATCGGCAACGGGGAATATTACGGTGAATGTGGCAAAGGCTATGCTCTCTCCCACAGCGCCGAACGGTTTAACCGCAACGGTCGGGCAGACATTGAAGGATGTTTCGCTTGAAGACGGCTGGTCATGGATGAATGAAACGCTTTCGGTCGGCGCACTTGGAGAACAAGTACATTTAGCGAAATTTACGCCGGAAGATACAGAGAACTACAATATCGTAGAAAATATTGACGTTAAAGTTGTGGTATCGGCGTCAACGCCAATTGAGATTAAGCCTAACGACACACGTAGCGGCGGCGGTATCAGACTGTCAAGCAATATTGTCT